The following proteins are encoded in a genomic region of Ornithinibacillus sp. 4-3:
- a CDS encoding CDP-glycerol glycerophosphotransferase family protein, whose protein sequence is MKTVSVIIPVYNTVEFLDMSLNSILNQSYNNLEIIIVDDNSNDGSDIKIEEFVEKDKRIKAFHFNTRKGAGAARNYGVSKATGDFVYFLDSDDYLPPKTIELLVTHIGKEPMIRGKMKNTYLNNSFVVLFDGLFNPKLFTDNRFKLLKNEAATNYLIKLSFIKKNKLLFSEEHKIFSDLYFMLPALLVVGNVKFLREALYFKRKRNDPISNPSLKQYDISQQIDEYLKINEDLKSAYKDPLAQDFLDKNLLNFYKKTVVPYFHQTKDIDKYFGKLNSVLSKVQPEILEKHDWFLKREVKPIIKNKVKKYKKIHETHHLLRDMRGIHKSRSKLYRFIYKRVFMKLPLKKDLIFFESFLGKNYSDSPKYIYEYLVNTNDDRYKAVWSFNEKTNIPGNAIQVKRFSLKYFYYVARAKYWVSNSRLPKYLDKREENIYLQTWHGTPLKMLVFDMNDVYSADPKYKENFYQQSRRWDYLSSPNQYSSDIFRRAFKFDKEMLEFGYPRNDILYQKNTDEHIQQIKEKMNLPRDKKIVLYAPTWRDDDYFSRGKYRFELKLDLKNMQNQLGNDYIVLLRMHYFIANQMDISDIEGFAYDFSTYDDIAELYLVSDMLITDYSSVFFDYANLKRPILFFTYDLEKYRDQLRGFYLDIENEVPGPLLMSSNEVINSIKNIEEVNDKYKEKYKAFYERFCKWDDGNASEKTVKTVFKD, encoded by the coding sequence ATGAAAACTGTTTCAGTAATTATTCCTGTGTATAATACAGTTGAATTTTTAGATATGAGTCTTAATTCGATACTAAATCAATCATATAATAACTTAGAAATTATAATAGTTGATGATAATAGTAATGATGGTTCTGATATTAAAATAGAAGAATTTGTAGAAAAGGATAAGCGTATTAAAGCGTTTCATTTTAACACCAGAAAAGGTGCTGGAGCTGCACGGAATTATGGGGTTTCAAAGGCGACAGGAGATTTCGTTTATTTTTTGGATAGTGACGATTATTTACCACCTAAAACAATAGAGTTACTAGTTACTCACATTGGTAAAGAACCAATGATAAGAGGGAAGATGAAAAATACTTACTTAAATAATAGTTTTGTTGTACTTTTTGATGGCTTATTTAATCCTAAGTTATTTACAGATAATAGATTTAAATTATTAAAAAATGAAGCAGCTACAAACTATTTAATAAAGCTTTCCTTTATCAAAAAGAATAAATTACTTTTTTCAGAGGAACATAAAATATTTTCTGATTTATATTTTATGTTACCGGCTTTGTTAGTGGTAGGAAATGTGAAATTTCTACGAGAAGCACTTTATTTTAAACGGAAAAGAAATGATCCGATCTCAAATCCTTCGTTAAAGCAATATGACATTAGTCAACAAATTGATGAATACTTAAAAATAAATGAAGATTTAAAAAGTGCTTATAAAGATCCTCTAGCACAGGATTTTTTAGATAAAAACTTATTAAATTTTTATAAAAAAACAGTGGTTCCATATTTTCATCAAACAAAAGATATTGATAAGTATTTTGGAAAATTGAATAGTGTGCTTTCAAAAGTGCAACCTGAAATTCTTGAAAAACATGACTGGTTTTTAAAAAGAGAAGTAAAACCAATAATCAAAAATAAGGTAAAGAAGTATAAAAAAATACATGAAACTCACCATTTGCTTCGAGATATGCGAGGTATACACAAATCAAGAAGTAAATTATATCGTTTCATATATAAAAGAGTTTTTATGAAATTACCACTAAAAAAAGATTTAATCTTTTTCGAAAGTTTCTTAGGGAAGAATTATTCTGATAGTCCGAAATATATATATGAATATTTGGTTAATACAAATGATGATAGATATAAAGCTGTATGGAGCTTTAATGAAAAAACTAATATTCCAGGTAATGCTATTCAAGTAAAACGTTTTAGCTTAAAATATTTTTATTATGTAGCTAGAGCAAAATATTGGGTAAGTAATTCTCGTCTACCAAAATATTTAGACAAACGAGAAGAGAATATCTATTTGCAAACGTGGCATGGGACACCTTTAAAAATGCTCGTTTTTGATATGAATGATGTTTACTCTGCTGATCCAAAATATAAAGAGAATTTCTATCAACAATCACGTAGATGGGATTATTTAAGTTCACCAAATCAATATTCATCAGATATTTTTCGTCGAGCATTTAAATTTGATAAAGAAATGTTAGAGTTTGGATATCCAAGAAATGATATTTTATATCAAAAAAATACAGATGAGCATATTCAACAGATAAAGGAAAAAATGAATCTTCCACGGGATAAAAAAATTGTTTTATATGCTCCTACATGGAGAGATGATGATTATTTTTCACGTGGGAAATATCGTTTCGAACTAAAGTTAGATTTGAAAAATATGCAAAATCAGTTAGGTAATGACTATATTGTATTATTAAGAATGCATTATTTTATAGCTAATCAGATGGATATATCTGATATTGAGGGATTTGCATATGATTTTTCAACATATGATGATATTGCAGAATTATACTTAGTTTCAGATATGTTAATTACTGATTATTCATCTGTATTCTTTGATTATGCAAATTTAAAACGACCGATACTGTTCTTTACTTATGACTTGGAAAAGTATAGAGATCAGTTAAGAGGATTTTATTTAGACATTGAAAATGAAGTACCCGGACCACTGTTAATGAGTTCTAATGAAGTAATCAATTCTATCAAGAACATTGAAGAGGTAAATGATAAATATAAAGAAAAATATAAAGCGTTTTATGAACGTTTCTGTAAATGGGATGATGGTAACGCATCAGAAAAAACAGTGAAAACTGTTTTTAAAGATTAA